From Trichoderma atroviride chromosome 1, complete sequence, one genomic window encodes:
- a CDS encoding uncharacterized protein (EggNog:ENOG41) yields MSSIGKRSLRLPASPVEGQAKRRRTAASQPMTADVNSANVGPPSPFPQPTSAGFTPKIPFQHLPQMPAQQQAAVPFHAQDAGRAHPSRSWTSSPALRMGSCSLDEMLLTMPHGLASAELGRRKDDLRYEIDYQERNPPVLPPSRVKDLPPKPFIPEFHKFPEGISDHERLEIESRNNTIAAEHQKIDRQRNNQAAKKSRQARLEALNNTRVLLNEKTAECAWFRMKVLALGGNTADWNNVPAGVKTRLVKEIDGRVKTVEMEVADVKKREEAKKRADRNRRRAEVKKDEESQLSQSSQRSTVKKMKEDDDDEYDGEWCYGMKYSIVPSEKFLSHLHSI; encoded by the coding sequence ATGTCGTCGATTGGGAAACGCTCGTTGCGTCTGCCTGCCTCGCCGGTAGAAGGACAGGCCAAACGACGCCGAACAGCCGCTTCTCAGCCCATGACTGCCGATGTGAACTCTGCGAATGTTgggcctccttctccttttccccaGCCAACATCAGCGGGGTTCACGCCCAAGATTCCGTTCCAGCATCTGCCGCAGATGCCTGCTCAGCAGCAAGCGGCGGTGCCGTTCCACGCCCAGGACGCAGGGCGGGCACATCCAAGCCGATCTTGGACATCCAGCCCGGCACTGCGCATGGGCAGCTGCTCGCTGGACGAGATGCTGTTGACGATGCCTCACGGCCTTGCCTCTGCCGAGCTCGGCCGCCGCAAAGACGACTTGCGATATGAAATCGACTACCAGGAGCGCAACCCGCCGGTGCTGCCCCCGTCCAGAGTCAAGGATTTACCGCCCAAGCCGTTTATCCCGGAATTCCACAAGTTCCCCGAAGGAATCAGCGACCACGAGCGCCTGGAAATCGAGTCACGCAACAACACGATTGCGGCGGAGCACCAGAAGATTGACCGCCAGCGGAACAACCAGGCGGCCAAGAAGTCGCGGCAGGCACGCCTCGAAGCTCTCAACAACACGCGGGTGCTGCTCAATGAAAAGACGGCCGAATGTGCCTGGTTTAGGATGAAGGTGCTTGCGCTGGGCGGCAACACGGCAGACTGGAACAACGTGCCGGCGGGAGTCAAGACGCGGCTCGTCAAGGAAATCGACGGACGGGTCAAGACGGTTGAGATGGAGGTTGCGgatgtgaagaagagagaggaggccaagaagagggcgGACCGGAATAGGCGGCGGGCGGAagtgaagaaggatgaggaATCCCAGCTGTCGCAATCCTCTCAGCGGTCGactgtgaagaagatgaaggaagatgacgatgatgagtATG